A region of Paraburkholderia sp. BL23I1N1 DNA encodes the following proteins:
- a CDS encoding ABC transporter substrate-binding protein produces the protein MLRTSPSIIGVAFAALLAAISLHSPFARADDTAVWQSVKKAGVLRCGAATAPPYVMRDPATGKYNGFFSELCREFGENVLKVKVEFVNTTWDNIVAGLQSEKWDLSLALNDTPARREAISFSKPAIDYTVSFAYNKKNPKFANGVKTLADMDRKDVTVAVMSGTAADKAISAALKQANIVRLPGDDEVRLALLSRRVDMVADPSITNMLLTQAHPDWAASFNPNPPLAHQDVAFGIRKDTPAADVAVLNTFIEQQVKTGQVDKLVKGAIQQMLEAAK, from the coding sequence ATGCTACGCACTTCCCCCTCGATTATCGGCGTCGCGTTCGCGGCGCTCCTGGCAGCGATTTCCTTGCATAGCCCTTTTGCGAGGGCTGACGATACTGCCGTCTGGCAGAGCGTGAAGAAGGCCGGCGTGCTGCGTTGCGGCGCGGCTACAGCCCCTCCATATGTCATGCGCGACCCGGCGACCGGGAAGTACAACGGCTTCTTCAGCGAGTTGTGCCGGGAGTTTGGCGAGAACGTTTTGAAGGTCAAAGTCGAGTTCGTCAACACGACGTGGGACAACATCGTCGCTGGCCTGCAGTCCGAGAAATGGGACCTGTCGCTTGCACTCAACGACACGCCTGCACGCCGCGAAGCCATCAGCTTCTCGAAGCCGGCTATTGATTACACCGTTTCGTTCGCCTACAACAAGAAGAATCCGAAGTTTGCGAACGGGGTCAAGACGCTGGCGGACATGGACCGAAAAGATGTGACCGTTGCGGTCATGTCTGGAACGGCGGCGGACAAGGCGATTAGCGCAGCACTCAAGCAGGCTAACATCGTCCGGTTGCCGGGCGACGATGAAGTGCGACTCGCCTTGCTATCCCGGCGTGTGGACATGGTGGCGGACCCGAGCATCACGAACATGCTACTGACGCAAGCCCATCCGGACTGGGCTGCCAGCTTCAATCCGAATCCGCCGCTCGCGCACCAGGATGTCGCCTTCGGAATCCGAAAAGACACCCCAGCGGCTGACGTTGCTGTGCTCAATACTTTCATTGAACAGCAGGTCAAGACGGGCCAGGTCGACAAACTCGTGAAGGGGGCAATCCAGCAGATGCTGGAAGCAGCAAAGTGA
- a CDS encoding ATP-binding protein: MAGLSASAADRARRAGCLVTSALDARAHRPPDHAAESSAMHRLAQALTSSDGVMLQTLSDMALSLCDAGSAGIGLLETGADGAPVFRWVAVSGACVDTVGTTIPVADSPSAVTLELAAGQLFSFPRRYFACLEHVSPEIIEELVVPIPGEPEPWGTLWVMSHDRAHLFDAEDRRILTSLANFTCAALTMTRAKADAEARAAEAEAARNALALEESRKDDFIATLSHELRNPLAPIDGALTVARKLATDNSAVLAALGIADRQMRILKRLVGDLLDASRIRHGKLSVRPSYGLLQDIVADAVTAMTADVRNGEHRLHITVPPYPVTVHADAARLTQVISNLLTNAVKYTPPGGDITLSVEAPDLSIASIRGSSPRTAVITVRDNGAGISSSLLPHVFDMFTQSASARGHAEGGLGIGLAVVKHLVAAHNGTVIVTSEGEGKGTEVAVQLPIVCESAGEPVVTATRPMAPSRILLVDDNADTMEALATLLELEGHEVKRAQSGPDALSIVESFTPDITLIDITMPGMDGVELAQLLRLRAQCSQTKLVALTGYTDAASRLETDERVFDSHLTKPLSLEDLADVMRRS; encoded by the coding sequence ATGGCCGGACTGTCTGCATCGGCAGCGGACCGCGCACGGCGCGCGGGGTGTCTCGTCACGTCAGCGCTCGACGCGCGTGCGCATCGCCCACCCGACCATGCTGCGGAAAGCAGCGCGATGCACCGTCTGGCACAGGCACTGACGTCATCGGACGGTGTCATGCTGCAGACGCTCTCCGATATGGCACTGAGTCTGTGCGATGCGGGCAGCGCGGGCATCGGGCTGCTGGAAACCGGCGCTGACGGCGCCCCCGTGTTCCGTTGGGTCGCGGTTTCGGGCGCCTGTGTTGACACTGTGGGCACCACCATCCCGGTTGCAGACAGCCCGAGCGCCGTGACGCTCGAACTGGCCGCGGGGCAACTGTTTTCGTTTCCCCGGCGCTACTTCGCCTGCCTGGAACACGTTTCTCCGGAGATTATCGAAGAACTGGTCGTACCCATTCCGGGCGAACCTGAGCCGTGGGGCACCCTGTGGGTCATGTCCCACGACAGGGCACACCTTTTCGATGCGGAGGACCGCAGAATCCTGACCAGCCTTGCAAACTTCACCTGCGCGGCGCTCACCATGACCCGGGCGAAGGCTGACGCGGAAGCCAGGGCGGCAGAAGCCGAGGCCGCAAGGAATGCACTGGCCCTGGAAGAGTCACGCAAGGATGACTTCATTGCGACCTTGAGTCATGAACTACGCAATCCCCTCGCGCCCATCGACGGCGCCCTGACGGTCGCACGAAAACTCGCTACAGACAATTCCGCTGTGCTGGCTGCGTTGGGCATCGCCGACAGGCAGATGCGGATACTGAAACGGCTTGTCGGAGACCTGCTCGACGCGTCCCGGATAAGGCATGGCAAACTGTCCGTGCGCCCATCGTACGGGTTGCTCCAGGATATCGTGGCCGACGCGGTGACGGCGATGACGGCCGACGTCAGAAACGGCGAGCACCGACTGCATATCACTGTTCCGCCTTATCCGGTGACCGTTCACGCCGACGCTGCCCGACTCACCCAGGTCATATCGAACCTGCTGACGAACGCGGTGAAATACACGCCTCCCGGCGGCGACATCACTTTATCGGTCGAGGCACCGGACCTGAGCATCGCGTCGATACGCGGCTCATCGCCCCGAACTGCGGTCATCACGGTGAGAGACAACGGTGCGGGCATTTCATCTTCACTGCTGCCGCACGTCTTTGACATGTTTACCCAGTCGGCGTCGGCCCGCGGGCATGCAGAAGGCGGGCTCGGAATCGGACTGGCGGTCGTGAAGCATCTCGTTGCCGCACACAACGGCACGGTTATCGTTACGAGCGAGGGCGAAGGTAAAGGAACGGAAGTCGCTGTGCAGCTTCCCATCGTTTGCGAAAGCGCCGGCGAGCCCGTCGTGACCGCGACACGCCCGATGGCGCCGAGTCGTATCCTCCTTGTCGACGACAACGCGGACACCATGGAGGCGCTGGCTACGTTGCTGGAGCTCGAGGGGCATGAGGTGAAGCGGGCACAGAGCGGACCCGACGCGCTCTCGATAGTGGAATCATTTACTCCGGACATTACCCTGATTGACATCACGATGCCCGGCATGGATGGCGTTGAGCTTGCACAACTGCTTCGCCTTCGGGCCCAGTGCTCCCAGACGAAGCTGGTTGCATTAACGGGCTATACCGATGCTGCCAGCAGACTCGAGACTGACGAACGGGTATTTGACAGCCATCTCACCAAACCGCTGTCGCTTGAAGACCTGGCGGATGTCATGCGGCGCTCATAG
- a CDS encoding response regulator, with protein MAPQLATVLLVDDDPNILRPLRQLVEREGYRVLTAGDGEVALAVAAIESPGLIVTDWMMPRVDGVELCRRLKGDTATADIPVVMLSAALPPEPEEPLWDVLLLKPAPIGRLINAIHSLLDGAPPEVPGRKSSH; from the coding sequence GTGGCACCTCAATTGGCGACCGTACTGCTCGTTGACGACGACCCGAATATTCTGCGTCCGCTTCGACAACTGGTGGAGCGGGAAGGATACCGCGTGCTTACAGCCGGGGATGGAGAGGTTGCGCTCGCGGTGGCCGCCATCGAGAGTCCGGGTCTGATTGTGACCGACTGGATGATGCCGCGCGTGGACGGCGTCGAACTGTGCCGGCGCTTGAAGGGCGACACCGCGACGGCCGACATTCCGGTCGTCATGCTGTCGGCCGCGCTACCGCCCGAACCAGAGGAGCCGCTATGGGATGTGCTGTTGCTCAAGCCGGCCCCCATAGGTCGGTTGATAAATGCGATTCATAGCCTGCTCGACGGAGCGCCCCCGGAAGTACCGGGGCGGAAGTCCAGCCACTAA
- a CDS encoding GntR family transcriptional regulator: MNDDDRRGKGPSSKVVYDTLRDEILNLVQRPGRLLDEATLADRFQLSRSPIREALIRLVGDGLAAVLSNRSTIVSPIDLEAFPKYVEALGVAHRLNCRLAAENRTDDDLEAMASTNGYLLECIATEDYLLVSAANKSCNMAVARAGRNPYLAAFYERLLDERRRMFNLHIEHLGKSHLATQLYQQHDLMLKAVRSGEPDLADNLALDQTRQFRESFLQFMRTDQIAAIDLGQSVYVP; encoded by the coding sequence GTGAACGACGACGACCGCCGCGGTAAGGGGCCGAGCTCAAAAGTTGTATACGACACCTTGCGCGACGAGATTCTGAATCTTGTCCAGCGCCCGGGACGACTTCTCGACGAGGCGACCCTTGCTGACCGGTTTCAGCTCTCCCGTTCACCTATCAGGGAGGCGCTGATACGACTCGTTGGGGACGGTCTGGCCGCCGTGCTGTCAAACAGAAGCACCATTGTTTCGCCTATCGACCTTGAGGCTTTCCCCAAGTACGTGGAAGCGCTTGGCGTAGCCCACCGTCTGAACTGCAGACTCGCCGCAGAAAACCGGACAGACGATGATTTGGAGGCAATGGCGTCAACGAACGGATATCTGCTTGAGTGTATTGCGACGGAAGATTATCTGCTGGTTTCAGCGGCAAACAAGTCATGCAATATGGCTGTCGCACGTGCAGGTCGCAATCCATATCTGGCGGCGTTCTACGAGCGTTTGCTGGACGAGCGGCGACGTATGTTCAACCTTCACATCGAGCATCTCGGCAAGTCGCACCTGGCGACCCAGTTGTACCAGCAGCACGACCTGATGCTCAAGGCCGTTCGCTCTGGTGAGCCCGACCTTGCGGACAATCTCGCACTTGACCAGACGCGACAGTTTCGGGAGAGCTTTCTGCAGTTCATGCGAACCGACCAGATAGCGGCCATCGACCTGGGCCAATCTGTCTATGTTCCGTGA
- a CDS encoding ABC transporter substrate-binding protein: MLKLSRFSLRAIASFAIVGFAVASAPVHADDSWQSVKKAGVLRCGAAVAPPYVMRDPKTGEYSGFFSDLCRDFGQKVLKVKVEFVDTTWDNIVAGLQSDKWDLSMALNDTPEREKAVSFSSPVTPYNVSFAYNKNNPKIPKGAKGVSDFDKPGVTVAVMSGSAQDKAISALLKQAQIMRLPGNDDTRMALMSKRADLLADANITNMLLTESHPDWAGAIQPTPPIAQQEVAFGVRKDTTASDMQVLNSFINDQVKSGSVDKLVKSSVQQMLAATAK, from the coding sequence ATGCTCAAGCTGTCCCGATTTTCGCTTCGCGCAATCGCGTCGTTCGCAATTGTTGGTTTTGCGGTCGCCAGCGCCCCGGTACACGCCGACGACTCCTGGCAGAGTGTGAAAAAAGCGGGCGTTCTCCGCTGCGGTGCGGCAGTCGCGCCTCCGTATGTCATGCGCGACCCAAAAACCGGCGAGTACAGCGGTTTCTTTTCTGACCTGTGCCGCGACTTCGGGCAGAAGGTCTTGAAAGTGAAGGTTGAATTCGTCGATACCACCTGGGACAACATCGTCGCGGGCCTGCAGTCAGATAAATGGGATTTGTCCATGGCGTTGAACGACACGCCAGAGCGTGAAAAAGCAGTCTCGTTTTCGTCGCCGGTGACGCCGTACAATGTTTCGTTCGCGTACAACAAGAACAATCCCAAGATTCCCAAGGGTGCCAAGGGCGTGTCCGATTTCGACAAGCCGGGCGTGACGGTTGCCGTGATGTCCGGGTCTGCACAGGACAAAGCAATTTCGGCTTTGCTGAAGCAAGCTCAGATAATGCGGCTGCCAGGTAACGACGACACGCGCATGGCGTTAATGTCCAAACGTGCTGACCTTCTGGCTGATGCCAACATCACCAACATGCTTCTGACGGAGTCACACCCGGACTGGGCCGGCGCAATCCAGCCGACTCCCCCAATCGCGCAGCAGGAGGTCGCTTTCGGCGTGCGTAAAGACACGACGGCCAGTGACATGCAGGTGCTAAATTCGTTTATCAACGACCAGGTCAAAAGCGGCTCCGTCGACAAGTTGGTCAAGTCGTCCGTGCAACAAATGCTTGCTGCAACGGCCAAGTAG
- a CDS encoding GDCCVxC domain-containing (seleno)protein has protein sequence MSEVVLNSTITCPACGHRKDELMPTDACVWFYECEHCKTVLRPKSGDCCVYCSYGTNGCPPKQQSGPSCAD, from the coding sequence ATGAGCGAGGTTGTGTTGAATTCCACCATTACGTGCCCCGCGTGCGGACATAGGAAAGATGAGTTGATGCCCACCGACGCCTGTGTGTGGTTTTACGAATGCGAGCATTGCAAGACAGTGCTTAGACCGAAATCCGGTGACTGCTGCGTGTACTGCTCATATGGCACCAACGGGTGTCCGCCGAAGCAGCAGTCTGGCCCTTCCTGTGCGGACTAA
- the betC gene encoding choline-sulfatase, whose amino-acid sequence MKKPNIVFIMADQMTAYALSAYGNKVTKTPNLDRLAAEGTVFENAYCPYPLCAPSRFALMAGRLPSRIGAYDNATEFPAAVPTFAHYLRDAGYYTCLSGKMHFVGPDQHHGFEDRLTTEIYPADFSWTPLTYDEVGDPEKPTTHVKTQGVSSVETVADASAVARSLQIDYDDEVARRAVQQIYDWRRYGDGRPLFMTVSFTQPHDPYVSTPEFWDLYKDEDIDAPRVAKIPLEQMDPHSRGLFFHYGLDKFNVTEDVYRRARHGYYAMISYIDKRVGEIRAALEATGMAKDTILMFTSDHGDMLGERGLWFKKNLFNPALSVPLLYFDPRKQGLNRVKAPVSLVDVLPTLVDIATGSEDAIVTPFEGSSLLPLMCKDEPERVVLAEHLDGGTKAPRVMVRKGDYKLVYSKAYPPQLYNLADDPGERLNLAENPDYRAVFEELKRILSKTWDLGHLRDEVVASQRTRQFLLRALQTGKVMDWETYPNAIREHTKFVRRGEYFPEVEQRSYLRLPDSD is encoded by the coding sequence CGACCAGATGACTGCCTACGCGTTGTCGGCCTACGGGAATAAGGTCACGAAAACGCCCAACCTTGACCGCCTTGCCGCCGAAGGCACGGTGTTCGAGAACGCCTACTGTCCTTATCCGCTGTGTGCCCCGTCCCGCTTCGCACTGATGGCTGGAAGGCTTCCTTCGAGAATTGGCGCGTACGACAACGCAACTGAATTCCCGGCAGCAGTGCCGACGTTCGCGCACTATTTGCGAGACGCTGGTTACTACACCTGTCTGTCCGGAAAAATGCATTTCGTGGGTCCCGACCAGCATCACGGTTTCGAAGACCGACTCACGACTGAGATTTATCCGGCCGATTTCAGTTGGACGCCGTTGACCTACGACGAAGTGGGCGACCCGGAGAAGCCGACTACGCATGTGAAGACTCAGGGTGTATCGAGCGTCGAGACAGTCGCAGATGCAAGTGCCGTCGCGCGGTCCCTGCAAATTGACTACGACGACGAGGTGGCGCGTCGAGCTGTTCAGCAGATTTATGACTGGCGCCGTTATGGTGATGGACGGCCGCTATTCATGACGGTTTCGTTCACGCAGCCGCACGACCCGTACGTATCGACGCCAGAGTTCTGGGACCTGTACAAAGATGAGGACATCGATGCGCCTCGTGTTGCGAAGATTCCTCTCGAGCAGATGGACCCGCACAGCCGCGGACTCTTCTTCCACTACGGCCTCGACAAGTTCAACGTCACCGAAGACGTATATCGGCGGGCGCGCCACGGCTACTACGCGATGATTTCGTACATCGACAAGCGCGTGGGCGAGATTCGTGCGGCGCTGGAGGCGACAGGGATGGCGAAAGACACCATCCTGATGTTCACTTCGGACCATGGAGATATGCTTGGCGAGCGAGGCTTGTGGTTCAAAAAGAATCTCTTCAACCCGGCGCTCTCCGTTCCGCTCCTTTATTTCGACCCCCGCAAACAGGGCTTGAACCGGGTAAAGGCGCCGGTCTCGCTTGTTGACGTGTTGCCTACCCTGGTCGATATCGCAACCGGAAGCGAAGACGCAATTGTTACCCCGTTTGAGGGCAGTAGCCTTCTCCCCCTTATGTGTAAGGACGAGCCTGAGCGGGTTGTGCTCGCAGAGCACCTTGATGGCGGGACGAAAGCGCCTCGGGTGATGGTGCGCAAGGGCGACTACAAGCTCGTGTATTCGAAAGCCTATCCGCCGCAGCTTTATAATCTGGCGGACGACCCCGGCGAGCGGCTGAATCTGGCCGAGAACCCGGACTACCGTGCCGTCTTCGAGGAACTCAAGCGGATTTTGTCGAAGACCTGGGACCTTGGTCACTTGCGGGACGAGGTCGTCGCAAGCCAGCGTACCCGTCAGTTCCTCTTGCGCGCATTGCAGACAGGCAAGGTCATGGATTGGGAAACATATCCCAACGCCATTCGCGAACATACGAAATTTGTCCGGCGCGGGGAGTATTTCCCGGAGGTCGAACAGCGTTCGTACCTTCGACTTCCCGACAGCGATTGA